The following are encoded together in the Streptomyces tsukubensis genome:
- a CDS encoding PucR family transcriptional regulator, which produces MQYEMPTAWPVRRSMPDLNDLDASARAAVAAAVDRLRVLRDVFADRVLTLICRHVPGYAVLPDEEIRSSARKFMDILVAELSSLRVPDEALREMLVDLAVERAAQGLPLDVLTVGHRLGSRVMLSLLDEVAAEVGLPPDFLLAVHDSTWEFSNEAAAVFARVQHDLALERARFDSERRSAFAAGVLGGTFPVERINRDARLFGLVPQGRHVALAAQVTSTADGEALRRSVASALCVPTDRLLLAQVGTVLGIIAPKAPESVVGHLVAAGPPLPLERLDTGFGEAVLALETARRFAMSGIVCLSGLGPRPLVLSDSPTADGLSARHLRRLDVAGRSSGEIEQTARVYLECDQDVREVAKRLAVHPNTVRYRVSRFQELTGLNLRHTEDVVTSWWLLNRRRV; this is translated from the coding sequence ATGCAGTACGAGATGCCCACAGCCTGGCCCGTACGCCGAAGCATGCCGGACCTCAATGACCTCGACGCCTCGGCCCGCGCCGCTGTGGCCGCGGCTGTCGACCGGTTACGCGTCCTCCGCGATGTTTTCGCGGACCGCGTCCTCACCCTGATCTGCCGACACGTTCCTGGCTACGCGGTCCTCCCGGACGAGGAAATCCGTTCCTCCGCACGGAAGTTCATGGACATCCTCGTCGCGGAGCTCTCCTCACTGCGTGTCCCCGACGAGGCTCTGCGTGAGATGCTCGTCGACCTCGCGGTCGAGCGCGCCGCCCAGGGCCTCCCGCTCGACGTGCTCACCGTCGGCCATCGGCTCGGCTCCCGGGTGATGCTCTCCCTGTTGGACGAGGTCGCGGCCGAGGTGGGGCTGCCCCCCGACTTCCTGCTCGCCGTGCACGACAGTACGTGGGAGTTCTCCAACGAGGCGGCCGCGGTGTTCGCCCGGGTGCAGCACGACCTGGCCCTGGAACGCGCACGGTTCGACTCCGAACGCCGCTCGGCCTTCGCCGCCGGTGTGCTGGGCGGAACCTTTCCTGTCGAGCGGATCAATCGCGACGCGCGCCTTTTCGGGCTGGTGCCACAGGGGCGTCACGTGGCCCTCGCCGCACAGGTCACGTCGACCGCCGACGGCGAAGCGCTCCGCCGCTCCGTCGCCTCGGCGCTATGTGTGCCGACGGACCGGTTGCTGCTCGCCCAGGTCGGGACGGTGCTCGGCATCATCGCCCCGAAGGCGCCCGAGTCCGTTGTGGGTCACTTGGTGGCGGCGGGCCCGCCGCTCCCGCTTGAGCGGCTCGACACCGGTTTCGGGGAAGCGGTACTGGCATTGGAGACGGCTCGGCGGTTCGCCATGTCGGGCATCGTGTGCCTGTCCGGTCTCGGGCCGCGGCCCCTCGTGCTCTCGGACTCGCCCACGGCTGACGGCCTCTCCGCACGTCATCTGAGACGGCTCGACGTCGCAGGGCGTTCAAGCGGTGAGATCGAACAGACCGCACGGGTCTATCTCGAATGCGACCAGGACGTGCGAGAGGTCGCCAAGCGGCTCGCCGTACACCCCAACACCGTGCGCTACCGGGTGAGTCGCTTCCAGGAACTCACCGGACTGAACTTGCGTCACACCGAGGATGTGGTGACCTCGTGGTGGTTGCTGAACCGGCGACGCGTCTGA
- a CDS encoding TetR/AcrR family transcriptional regulator — protein MTGEPNRRTHYREPRQVRSAETLARVLRAAEDIASSTGLDAMTISGVAERAGVAVGSIYRRFEGKEQLITALTERMLERREEYVAERLRLADPSLSGVLDAYSHALLQSFADSSNLFPELLRARKSGTPDRGARTITELHRLLLEAAAPYADQIRRSDPGTALDTTARAVLGACFHNSLRPDAAVGEAAQHRYAEELSDMALAYLLTPDRRGATPA, from the coding sequence ATGACAGGTGAGCCGAACCGCCGTACGCACTACCGGGAGCCCCGGCAGGTGCGGAGCGCCGAGACGCTGGCTCGCGTACTGCGGGCGGCGGAGGACATCGCGTCCTCGACGGGGCTGGACGCGATGACGATCAGTGGCGTCGCGGAACGCGCCGGGGTCGCCGTCGGCTCGATCTACCGCCGCTTCGAAGGCAAGGAGCAGTTGATCACCGCCCTCACGGAGCGGATGCTTGAGCGCCGCGAGGAATACGTCGCCGAGCGACTGCGCTTGGCCGATCCGTCACTCTCCGGCGTCCTGGACGCCTACTCCCACGCGCTGCTGCAATCCTTCGCCGACAGCAGCAATCTCTTTCCCGAGTTGCTGCGGGCACGGAAAAGCGGCACACCCGACCGCGGGGCCCGGACCATCACGGAGTTGCATCGGCTCCTGCTCGAAGCAGCGGCCCCCTACGCGGACCAGATCAGGCGCTCCGACCCCGGGACGGCTCTGGACACCACGGCCCGCGCCGTCCTCGGCGCCTGCTTCCACAATTCCCTGCGCCCCGACGCAGCGGTCGGGGAGGCCGCCCAGCACCGGTACGCGGAGGAACTCAGCGACATGGCACTCGCCTACCTGCTCACCCCCGACCGGCGCGGGGCCACTCCCGCCTGA
- a CDS encoding CocE/NonD family hydrolase has translation MSDDQKVYAPSHPLEPGGRYGILSDFEPGTRTLEAGSRIAPPFKSLPVDIVLDKDVAVTLRDGVTIHVDVFRPVGAEKVPVIVAWSPYGKGQGTSASVQGIFGMVGLDNGIVSGLEKFEGPDPAYWCARGYAICNPDIRGVAHSEGDSVLWDRQEGRDCHDLIEWLGVQEWCTGKVAMSGTSYLAASQWFTAAEQPPHLAAINPWEGVSDVYRDLVMRGGMPDTGFAGQLQDNSFFGNGQKEDILTEAERYPLMNGLWENKIPRFEKITVPAYVVASYSNTLHTAGTFRAWRRMESEDKWLRIHNSQEWPDYYDEANREDLRRFFDRFLKGEENGWERTPRVRYSVLDLQGGDRVNIPADRFPPAEVTAAKYYLDGSSRTLSTEAPAAEATAGYTVGSNPDAVSFVTCFERETTLVGYPKAHLWVEAKGADDMDLFVLVQKLDAYGTPLQQFTVPNQGAMVQDVTERGASILRYKGADGRLRVSMRHLDKALSTEDVPAHSFDRVEKLSPGEVVDVEIDLLPIGLAFGAGEQLRLVISGRSLLGTMMPGIREYAPANTGQHIVHTGGDRASYLRLPVKTV, from the coding sequence ATGAGTGACGACCAGAAGGTGTACGCGCCTTCCCACCCGCTGGAGCCGGGCGGCAGGTACGGGATCCTGAGCGATTTCGAGCCCGGGACCCGAACGCTGGAGGCGGGCTCTCGGATCGCACCGCCCTTCAAGTCGCTGCCCGTCGACATCGTGCTCGACAAGGACGTCGCGGTCACCCTGCGTGACGGCGTCACGATTCATGTCGACGTCTTCCGTCCCGTCGGGGCGGAAAAGGTGCCGGTCATCGTGGCGTGGAGCCCTTACGGGAAGGGTCAGGGGACGTCCGCCAGTGTGCAGGGCATCTTCGGCATGGTCGGCCTGGACAACGGGATCGTCTCGGGTCTGGAGAAGTTCGAGGGCCCGGACCCGGCGTACTGGTGCGCGCGGGGCTACGCGATCTGCAACCCGGACATCCGGGGCGTAGCCCACTCGGAGGGCGACAGTGTGCTGTGGGACCGGCAGGAGGGCCGGGACTGCCACGACCTGATCGAGTGGCTGGGCGTCCAGGAGTGGTGCACCGGCAAGGTCGCGATGAGCGGTACCTCCTATCTCGCCGCCTCCCAGTGGTTCACCGCGGCCGAACAGCCGCCGCACCTGGCGGCGATCAACCCCTGGGAGGGCGTGAGCGACGTCTACCGCGACCTGGTGATGCGCGGCGGTATGCCCGATACCGGATTCGCCGGGCAGCTCCAGGACAATAGCTTCTTCGGCAACGGCCAGAAGGAGGACATCCTCACCGAGGCCGAGCGCTACCCGCTGATGAACGGCCTGTGGGAGAACAAGATCCCGCGGTTCGAGAAGATCACCGTGCCCGCGTACGTCGTCGCCAGCTACTCCAACACGCTGCACACCGCGGGAACCTTCCGCGCCTGGCGCAGGATGGAGTCCGAGGACAAGTGGCTGCGTATCCACAACAGCCAGGAGTGGCCCGACTACTACGACGAGGCGAACAGGGAGGACCTGCGCCGGTTCTTCGACCGTTTCCTCAAGGGCGAGGAGAACGGGTGGGAGCGGACGCCTCGCGTGCGCTACTCCGTCCTCGACCTCCAGGGCGGCGACCGGGTGAACATCCCGGCGGACCGGTTCCCGCCTGCGGAGGTCACAGCGGCCAAGTACTACCTCGACGGCAGCTCAAGGACGTTGTCCACAGAGGCACCCGCCGCCGAGGCGACGGCGGGCTACACCGTGGGGTCCAACCCGGACGCGGTGTCGTTCGTCACCTGCTTCGAGCGGGAGACGACGCTGGTCGGGTACCCGAAGGCCCATCTCTGGGTCGAGGCGAAGGGGGCGGACGACATGGACCTGTTCGTGCTCGTCCAGAAGCTGGACGCGTACGGCACGCCGCTCCAGCAGTTCACCGTGCCGAATCAGGGGGCCATGGTCCAGGACGTCACCGAGCGGGGTGCCTCGATCCTGCGGTACAAGGGCGCCGACGGACGGCTGCGCGTCTCGATGCGCCACCTGGACAAGGCCCTGTCCACTGAGGACGTCCCCGCGCACAGCTTCGACCGGGTCGAGAAGCTCTCACCGGGCGAGGTCGTCGACGTCGAGATCGACCTGCTTCCCATCGGGCTCGCCTTCGGCGCGGGTGAACAGCTTCGCCTCGTCATCAGCGGCCGGTCGCTCCTCGGCACGATGATGCCCGGCATCCGTGAGTACGCCCCCGCCAACACCGGACAGCACATCGTCCACACCGGGGGCGACCGGGCGTCGTACCTACGACTCCCCGTAAAGACGGTGTGA
- a CDS encoding TetR/AcrR family transcriptional regulator has product MPADITASASRPPRGRRPGRNATRQAVLDAARARFASDGFKAATIRRIAADAGVDAALVMQFFRSKDELFAAVMSISPEALARFADAFDGPEESLGQRVVRAHLNVWESDSKDAAALLAMLRGALANEQATAQLREFIESRLTEETNRRALDDHDSAVRVALAASMLIGVVVGRRVVEVPLLAGEDTESIVERVGPALQELLVPRPRP; this is encoded by the coding sequence ATGCCCGCAGACATCACAGCCTCGGCGTCGCGTCCACCGCGCGGACGGCGGCCCGGCCGGAACGCGACCCGTCAGGCGGTCCTTGACGCCGCGCGCGCCCGCTTCGCGTCGGACGGCTTCAAAGCCGCGACGATCCGCAGGATCGCCGCTGACGCCGGCGTCGACGCCGCACTGGTGATGCAGTTCTTCCGGTCGAAGGACGAGTTGTTCGCCGCGGTGATGTCGATCTCGCCAGAGGCGCTCGCCAGGTTCGCCGACGCGTTCGACGGCCCCGAGGAATCACTGGGCCAACGAGTCGTCCGAGCCCACTTGAACGTGTGGGAGAGCGATTCGAAGGACGCGGCAGCCTTGCTGGCCATGCTCCGCGGAGCCCTCGCGAACGAGCAGGCGACGGCGCAGCTCAGGGAGTTCATCGAGTCCCGCCTGACCGAGGAGACGAACCGGCGCGCGCTCGACGACCACGACAGCGCGGTCCGGGTGGCCCTGGCAGCGTCCATGCTGATCGGCGTCGTGGTCGGGCGGCGGGTGGTCGAGGTCCCTCTCCTCGCGGGCGAGGACACCGAGTCCATCGTCGAGCGGGTCGGACCCGCGCTGCAGGAGCTGCTCGTCCCCCGGCCACGCCCTTGA
- a CDS encoding CocE/NonD family hydrolase gives MTLTGVLAGPIAGLKYETPTHRGLTNERGEFPYENGERVAFLVGDTSIGHVRAAPRIHLAQIVARVDGDINKLKDPGVTNIARLVFTLGRGDVRDHGTAIAPEAHDLIGDREIDFRHDADYAGTGVSDKIQAFTDDDVIVELLYDLNRAGLSPGEAARELCTPARARNELRRNAMGILRFRDVKIPLQNGQHVFADVFRPAEPGVYPAIVSCGPYGKAFHHHSICDDADLERHEQMEEDYFFGNAEGQQFENHETVNTATWVPDGYAVVRVDMPGSGKSPGRLAPWGIAGAEAFRDAIEWAGVQPWSNGAVGLWGMSYLAVSQHAAASLRPPHLKAMIAIGTDVDLYEEVAYNGGILNEQFFPTWKESGFVPAICGEPDIADFTRVMKESPFKDSDPDIIFGPRAEMFMSPDLSEVTVPLWSVAATTHLAHFHQLGSSEAYLNTPTSDKKLDFWEDWFQKSYAADSVARHKAFFDHWLKGIDNGIMDTPPVRLEIRTGNGASYLQEENEWPIARTDYTKWFFDASPSDWTGDTARTGFLRLSASEPTAEQEASYSADVESAHPRTTGVSFVSEPLTEDSVVAGYGKAALWVSSTSEDMDIYVSVRVIDERDREVDFPGITTMNYPSRIAPLTKGWLKASHRKLDERRSTPRTPKHTHLKDDHAPLRDGEVVLVEIELIPNTGFIRRGQRLRVDIQPYDGVAHGLHHAYDVRYHAGASNTVHTGPGRVGYVQLPIVPRRPAA, from the coding sequence ATGACCCTTACAGGCGTCCTGGCAGGGCCCATAGCCGGACTCAAGTACGAGACCCCCACTCACCGCGGACTGACCAATGAGCGTGGCGAGTTCCCGTACGAGAACGGGGAACGTGTCGCGTTCCTTGTCGGCGACACCTCGATCGGACACGTCCGCGCGGCGCCCCGGATCCATCTCGCGCAGATCGTCGCGCGGGTCGACGGGGACATCAACAAGCTGAAGGACCCGGGCGTCACCAACATCGCGCGTCTGGTGTTCACGCTCGGCCGCGGCGACGTCCGGGACCACGGAACCGCCATAGCTCCCGAGGCACATGACCTCATCGGCGATCGGGAGATCGACTTCCGTCACGACGCCGACTACGCGGGCACCGGCGTGTCCGACAAGATCCAGGCATTCACCGACGACGATGTCATCGTCGAACTCCTCTACGACCTGAACAGGGCAGGCCTTTCCCCCGGCGAGGCAGCACGAGAGCTGTGCACCCCCGCGCGTGCCCGTAACGAACTCCGCCGCAACGCCATGGGCATCCTCCGCTTCCGTGACGTCAAGATCCCGCTCCAGAACGGTCAGCATGTGTTCGCCGACGTATTCCGTCCCGCGGAGCCGGGGGTCTACCCGGCCATCGTCAGTTGCGGCCCGTACGGCAAGGCGTTCCACCACCACTCCATTTGCGATGACGCCGACCTGGAGCGCCACGAACAGATGGAGGAGGACTACTTCTTCGGCAACGCCGAGGGCCAGCAGTTCGAGAACCACGAGACCGTCAACACCGCGACGTGGGTACCCGACGGATATGCCGTCGTCCGCGTCGACATGCCGGGTTCCGGCAAGAGCCCCGGCCGGCTCGCTCCGTGGGGCATCGCCGGGGCGGAGGCGTTCCGCGACGCGATCGAGTGGGCCGGGGTCCAACCCTGGTCGAATGGCGCGGTCGGACTCTGGGGCATGTCGTACCTCGCCGTCAGCCAGCATGCCGCCGCGAGCCTGCGGCCCCCGCACCTCAAAGCGATGATCGCCATCGGTACCGATGTCGACCTGTACGAAGAGGTCGCCTACAACGGCGGGATCCTCAACGAGCAATTCTTTCCGACCTGGAAAGAGTCCGGGTTCGTGCCGGCCATCTGCGGTGAACCCGACATCGCGGATTTCACGCGCGTCATGAAGGAGAGCCCCTTCAAGGACTCCGACCCGGACATCATCTTCGGGCCGCGCGCTGAGATGTTCATGAGCCCGGATCTGAGCGAGGTCACGGTGCCGCTGTGGTCCGTCGCCGCCACCACACACCTCGCCCACTTCCACCAGCTCGGCAGTAGCGAGGCATACCTCAACACCCCGACCTCCGACAAGAAGCTCGACTTCTGGGAGGACTGGTTCCAGAAGTCGTACGCGGCAGACAGCGTCGCCCGGCACAAGGCGTTCTTCGACCACTGGCTCAAAGGCATCGACAACGGGATTATGGACACCCCGCCGGTGCGCCTGGAGATTCGCACCGGCAACGGGGCTTCCTACCTCCAGGAGGAGAACGAGTGGCCGATCGCCAGGACGGACTACACCAAGTGGTTCTTCGACGCGAGCCCGTCCGACTGGACCGGAGACACCGCACGTACCGGCTTTCTGCGGCTTTCGGCGTCGGAGCCGACCGCTGAGCAGGAGGCGAGCTACTCCGCGGACGTCGAGTCTGCGCATCCCCGCACGACCGGCGTCTCCTTCGTCAGCGAACCTCTGACAGAGGACTCGGTCGTCGCCGGATACGGCAAAGCCGCGCTGTGGGTGTCTTCCACGAGCGAGGACATGGACATCTACGTCTCGGTACGCGTCATCGACGAGCGGGATCGCGAAGTCGACTTCCCCGGCATCACCACGATGAACTACCCGAGCCGCATCGCTCCACTCACCAAGGGGTGGCTCAAGGCGTCGCATCGCAAGCTCGACGAGCGACGTTCCACCCCCCGCACGCCCAAGCACACCCATCTGAAGGACGACCACGCACCACTTCGTGACGGTGAGGTGGTGTTGGTCGAGATCGAACTCATCCCCAACACAGGGTTCATCCGGAGGGGCCAACGCCTCCGGGTGGACATCCAGCCGTACGACGGTGTCGCACACGGGCTGCACCACGCCTACGACGTGAGGTATCACGCGGGTGCGAGCAACACGGTCCACACCGGCCCCGGCCGCGTCGGATACGTGCAGCTCCCGATCGTGCCGCGGCGGCCGGCGGCGTAG
- a CDS encoding glycoside hydrolase family 27 protein, with amino-acid sequence MPHERHSFRQRFAASVASLTLAAGGLAGAGAVASGVAVSTQIAAVAIAPKAAAAENGLARTPQMGFNNWNTTGCGSQFNEAMVKGIADLFVSEGLKAAGYTYVNLDDCWALPSRDAAGDLVPDPARFPNGIKAVADYVHSKGLKFGLYSSAGTKTCADNGFPGGLGHEKQDADLWASWGVDYLKYDNCNNTGADAQTRYRTMGDALKATGRPILYSICEWGSNQPWNWAPSIGNSWRTTGDINDTWSKMIDIAHQNQPRAQYAKPGAWNDPDMLEVGNGGMSDTEYRTHFSLWAQMAAPLLIGSDIRSASPATLTILKNTDVIAVDQDPLGKQGTVVSSSGGLVVMSKQLANGDRSVTLTNENASAATVSTSAAAAGLPTASSYRLANLWSKAVSSTGGPISAQVPAHGTVMYRVSAGTGSSTGTTHPLISASSQRCLDAEGGATEPGTKIEIWDCHGRANQAVTLTAAGELRLYGGSQCVDAYDKQTDPGTAVHLWTCNGGANQQWRLNPNGTITGVQSGLCLDVTGGDKPAGNVNGTALELWTCNGGANQQWSLG; translated from the coding sequence ATGCCGCACGAACGGCACAGTTTCAGACAACGTTTTGCGGCTTCGGTCGCTTCGCTCACGCTGGCCGCCGGTGGTCTGGCGGGCGCGGGGGCGGTGGCCTCGGGGGTCGCGGTCAGTACGCAGATCGCCGCCGTGGCCATCGCGCCGAAGGCAGCCGCGGCCGAGAACGGCCTGGCCAGGACCCCACAGATGGGCTTCAACAACTGGAACACCACGGGCTGCGGATCGCAGTTCAACGAGGCGATGGTCAAGGGCATCGCCGACCTCTTCGTCTCCGAGGGCCTGAAGGCCGCCGGTTACACCTACGTCAACCTCGACGACTGCTGGGCGCTGCCCTCGCGCGACGCCGCCGGTGATCTGGTGCCCGACCCGGCACGCTTCCCGAACGGGATCAAGGCCGTCGCGGACTACGTGCATTCCAAGGGCCTGAAGTTCGGCCTGTACTCCAGCGCGGGCACCAAGACCTGCGCGGACAACGGCTTTCCCGGCGGCCTCGGCCACGAGAAGCAGGACGCCGACCTGTGGGCCTCCTGGGGTGTGGACTACCTCAAGTACGACAACTGCAACAACACCGGCGCCGACGCGCAGACCCGGTACAGGACGATGGGCGACGCGCTCAAGGCCACCGGCCGCCCCATCCTCTACAGCATCTGCGAGTGGGGCTCCAACCAGCCCTGGAACTGGGCGCCGTCCATCGGCAACTCCTGGCGCACCACCGGAGACATCAACGACACCTGGTCCAAGATGATCGACATCGCCCATCAGAACCAGCCGCGCGCGCAGTACGCCAAACCCGGCGCCTGGAACGACCCGGACATGCTGGAAGTCGGCAACGGTGGCATGTCCGACACCGAGTACCGCACCCACTTCAGCCTCTGGGCGCAAATGGCCGCCCCGCTGCTCATCGGCAGCGACATCCGCTCCGCGAGCCCGGCGACGCTGACCATCCTCAAGAACACCGACGTGATCGCCGTCGACCAGGACCCGCTGGGCAAACAGGGCACCGTCGTTTCCTCCTCGGGCGGGCTCGTCGTCATGTCGAAACAGTTGGCGAACGGCGACCGCTCGGTCACCCTCACCAACGAGAACGCCTCCGCCGCCACCGTCAGCACCTCGGCCGCCGCGGCCGGACTGCCGACCGCGTCCTCGTACAGGCTCGCCAATCTGTGGTCGAAGGCGGTGTCTTCGACGGGCGGCCCGATCAGCGCACAGGTGCCCGCGCACGGCACGGTGATGTACCGGGTCTCGGCCGGAACCGGCAGCAGTACCGGTACGACCCATCCGCTGATCAGTGCCTCCTCCCAGCGCTGCCTGGACGCGGAAGGCGGCGCTACCGAGCCTGGTACCAAGATCGAGATCTGGGACTGCCACGGCCGCGCCAACCAGGCCGTGACGCTCACCGCCGCCGGTGAGCTGCGTCTTTACGGCGGCTCGCAGTGTGTCGACGCCTACGACAAGCAGACCGACCCGGGTACCGCGGTACACCTGTGGACCTGCAACGGCGGTGCCAACCAGCAGTGGAGGCTCAACCCCAACGGAACCATCACCGGGGTCCAGTCGGGACTGTGCCTCGATGTCACGGGCGGTGACAAGCCCGCGGGCAACGTCAACGGCACCGCGCTGGAGTTGTGGACCTGCAACGGCGGCGCCAACCAGCAGTGGAGCCTGGGCTGA
- a CDS encoding branched-chain amino acid aminotransferase, which produces MSSGFPLSLTTDPVADSERAAILADPGFGRYFTDHMATAVWTRDSGWQDRGIRPLEPFTLHPSAAVLHYAQEIFEGLKAYRHADGSVWLFRPEANARRFARSARRMTLPELPEDDFLTSVEELVRADEAWVPASDGEESLYIRPFMFASEAFLGVRSAERVTYSVIASPAGPYFASGVTGVALWVTSQYSRSAEGGTGAAKCGGNYAASLAAQNEAREHGCDQVMYLDSSGKSTLEESGTMNLCLVTSDGQLVTPALGRILEGVTRDTVLALAEDVGLTPVERTITLDELRAGASDGTITEVFAAGTAAVITPIVRFRGEGYDFAVGNGGPGKQTLTLRELVLNIQYGRVEDKHGWMRRVL; this is translated from the coding sequence ATGAGCAGCGGTTTCCCTCTCTCCCTGACGACCGATCCGGTCGCTGACTCCGAGCGGGCGGCGATCCTCGCCGACCCCGGGTTCGGCCGGTACTTCACCGATCACATGGCCACGGCGGTATGGACCCGGGACAGTGGTTGGCAGGATCGCGGGATCCGTCCACTGGAACCCTTCACCCTGCATCCCAGCGCCGCCGTGCTGCACTACGCGCAGGAGATCTTCGAGGGTCTCAAGGCGTACAGGCACGCCGACGGCAGTGTCTGGCTCTTCCGGCCGGAAGCCAACGCCCGGCGCTTCGCGCGGTCCGCCAGGAGGATGACGCTGCCGGAGCTGCCGGAGGACGACTTCCTCACCAGCGTGGAGGAACTGGTGCGCGCGGACGAGGCGTGGGTGCCTGCCTCGGACGGTGAGGAGAGCCTGTACATCCGCCCCTTCATGTTCGCCTCCGAGGCGTTCCTCGGAGTGCGGTCGGCCGAGCGCGTGACCTACTCGGTGATCGCGAGCCCGGCGGGGCCGTACTTCGCCTCCGGCGTCACCGGGGTCGCCCTGTGGGTGACCAGCCAGTACAGCCGCTCGGCCGAAGGGGGGACCGGCGCGGCCAAGTGCGGTGGCAACTACGCCGCGAGCCTCGCCGCGCAGAACGAAGCGCGGGAACACGGCTGTGACCAGGTCATGTATCTGGACAGTTCAGGGAAGAGCACCCTGGAGGAGTCGGGCACGATGAACCTGTGTCTGGTCACCTCCGACGGTCAGCTCGTCACCCCGGCTCTCGGCAGGATCCTGGAGGGTGTCACCAGGGACACCGTCCTCGCACTGGCCGAGGATGTCGGCCTGACCCCCGTCGAGCGCACGATCACTCTGGACGAACTGCGGGCCGGGGCATCGGACGGCACCATCACCGAGGTCTTCGCGGCGGGCACGGCCGCCGTCATCACGCCGATCGTCCGGTTCAGGGGCGAGGGATACGACTTCGCCGTCGGCAACGGCGGCCCTGGCAAGCAGACGTTGACCCTGCGCGAGCTGGTCCTGAACATCCAGTACGGTCGAGTGGAGGACAAGCACGGATGGATGCGCCGGGTACTCTGA
- a CDS encoding STAS domain-containing protein: protein MTDHQTLSRTRPAEHRVVCASGELDLVTVPELAERLHSAMRSMPVARVVVDLRDVTFADAALLGLLCPALPRAVESGGWLRLVYTKAILHRLLQATDLTDTFPCYPTPEAAAEGRYVTEAAARRT from the coding sequence GTGACCGACCATCAGACCCTTTCCCGTACCCGCCCCGCCGAACACCGTGTGGTGTGTGCGAGCGGCGAGCTGGACCTAGTCACCGTGCCCGAACTCGCCGAACGTCTGCACTCCGCGATGAGGTCCATGCCCGTCGCGCGTGTCGTGGTGGACCTGAGAGACGTGACGTTCGCGGACGCGGCGCTCCTGGGACTTCTCTGCCCCGCACTCCCTCGTGCCGTGGAGAGCGGGGGATGGCTGCGGCTCGTCTACACGAAGGCCATCCTCCACCGGCTCCTACAGGCGACCGACCTCACGGACACCTTTCCCTGTTACCCGACCCCGGAGGCCGCGGCCGAAGGCAGGTACGTGACCGAGGCGGCGGCCCGCCGGACATAG
- a CDS encoding helix-turn-helix transcriptional regulator: MDRAQLADFLRTRREALQPEDVGLPRGARRRTRGLRREEAAALCGMSTDYYSRIEQQRGPQPSESMLAAMARGLHLSLDERDHLFRTAGHNTPGRTLRTDHVSPGIMRILDRLGDTPAQVLTDLCETLRQTPPCVALLGDMSGRTGLDRSAIYRWFTDPEARSVHPEADHAWHGRAFASDLRAAYSRQGPGGGAEHIVESLLARGGEFTALWGAHEIGVRNRGDGRKRILHPQLGLLDLHCQVLHDLDQAQSVLVFTATPGTESYEKLQMLSVVGESSPGR, translated from the coding sequence ATGGACAGAGCTCAACTGGCGGATTTCCTCAGGACCCGGCGAGAAGCCCTGCAACCGGAGGACGTGGGCCTGCCGAGGGGAGCGCGGCGGCGCACCCGCGGCCTGCGGCGGGAGGAAGCCGCGGCGCTGTGCGGCATGTCGACCGACTACTACAGCCGCATCGAGCAGCAGCGTGGACCACAGCCGTCCGAGTCCATGCTCGCCGCGATGGCCAGGGGACTCCATCTGTCCCTCGACGAACGCGACCACCTCTTCAGGACAGCGGGGCACAACACACCGGGCAGGACACTGCGCACCGACCATGTCAGCCCCGGCATCATGCGCATCCTCGACCGGCTGGGCGATACACCGGCGCAGGTTCTGACGGACCTGTGCGAGACGCTGAGACAGACCCCTCCGTGCGTGGCGCTCCTGGGGGACATGTCGGGCCGTACAGGTCTCGACCGGAGTGCGATCTACCGGTGGTTCACCGACCCGGAGGCCAGGTCCGTCCACCCGGAGGCCGACCACGCCTGGCACGGTCGCGCTTTCGCCTCCGACCTCAGGGCCGCCTATTCGCGGCAGGGCCCCGGCGGCGGCGCCGAGCACATCGTCGAGTCGCTCCTCGCCCGGGGCGGGGAGTTCACGGCGCTGTGGGGCGCCCACGAGATCGGCGTGCGCAACAGGGGCGACGGCCGGAAACGGATCCTGCACCCGCAGCTCGGCCTGCTCGACCTCCACTGCCAGGTCCTGCACGACCTGGACCAGGCCCAGTCGGTACTCGTCTTCACCGCGACCCCGGGGACGGAGAGCTACGAGAAGCTCCAGATGCTCTCCGTCGTCGGGGAGTCCTCCCCCGGGCGGTGA